A DNA window from Rhizobium jaguaris contains the following coding sequences:
- a CDS encoding PhoH family protein, with product MNGQELVSSSSRQPRTASDANHFILTFENNRFASELFGQFDQNLKLLEERLGIDARARGNSVIITGDVLATNQARRTLDYLYDKLQKGGHVERSDVEGAIRMAVAADDQLTLPTMEKKAKLTMAQISTRKKTIIARTPTQDAYIRAMDRSEMVFGVGPAGTGKTYLAVAHAAQLLERGAVEKIILSRPAVEAGERLGFLPGDMKEKVDPYLRPLYDALYDMMPGDKVERAITAGVIEIAPLAFMRGRTLANAAVILDEAQNTTSMQMKMFLTRLGENSRMIITGDPSQIDLPRGVKSGLVEALQLLNGVEGITIVRFKDTDVVRHPLVARIVRAYDSNYAAPVEGGEADPQI from the coding sequence TTGAACGGACAGGAATTGGTTTCTTCTTCATCGCGCCAGCCACGCACCGCGAGCGACGCCAATCACTTCATCCTGACGTTCGAGAACAATCGGTTCGCCAGCGAACTTTTCGGACAGTTCGATCAGAATTTGAAGCTCCTTGAGGAGCGTCTTGGTATCGACGCCCGCGCGCGCGGCAATTCCGTCATCATCACCGGCGATGTGCTGGCCACCAATCAGGCGCGCCGCACTCTCGACTACCTCTATGATAAGCTGCAGAAAGGCGGGCATGTGGAGCGCTCGGACGTGGAAGGTGCGATCCGCATGGCGGTTGCCGCCGATGACCAACTGACCCTGCCGACCATGGAGAAAAAAGCCAAGCTGACGATGGCACAGATTTCAACGCGCAAGAAGACGATCATTGCGCGCACGCCGACGCAGGACGCCTATATCAGGGCGATGGACCGTTCCGAGATGGTTTTCGGCGTCGGCCCGGCCGGTACCGGCAAGACCTATCTCGCCGTCGCCCATGCCGCCCAGCTTCTGGAGCGCGGCGCGGTCGAGAAGATCATCCTGTCGCGCCCGGCTGTCGAAGCCGGCGAGCGTCTCGGCTTCCTTCCCGGCGATATGAAGGAGAAGGTCGATCCCTATCTCCGTCCGCTCTATGACGCGCTCTACGACATGATGCCGGGCGACAAGGTCGAACGCGCCATCACCGCCGGCGTCATCGAGATCGCTCCGCTTGCCTTCATGCGCGGCCGCACGCTTGCCAATGCCGCCGTCATCCTCGATGAGGCGCAGAACACCACCTCGATGCAGATGAAGATGTTCCTGACGCGTCTCGGCGAGAATTCGCGCATGATCATCACCGGCGACCCCAGCCAGATCGACCTGCCGCGCGGCGTCAAATCCGGGCTGGTGGAAGCCCTTCAGCTCCTCAACGGTGTTGAAGGGATTACCATAGTGCGCTTCAAGGACACGGACGTCGTCCGCCATCCGCTGGTGGCGCGCATCGTCAGGGCTTACGATTCGAACTACGCCGCCCCCGTTGAGGGCGGCGAGGCCGATCCGCAGATCTGA
- a CDS encoding hemolysin family protein encodes MSDFTTRPAAEAKDGAETASSDEAGSSSGKRSHSSFWARAARILRPAQGSARLREDLADALMTSATDDDAFSPDERAMLHNILRFREVRVEDVMVPRADIEAVDQNITIGELMILFEESGRSRMPVYAETLDDPRGMVHIRDLLSYVAKQARNKRRGSNGKAAATAAASASAAGPAEKPSRSAKPNFDLSRVDLQKTLAEAGIIRKILFVPPSMLASDLLRRMQVNRTQMALVIDEYGGTDGLASHEDIVEMVVGDIDDEHDDEEVMFKRVSEDVFVADARVELEEIAAAIGPDFDISEQVDEVDTLGGLIFSALGRIPVRGELVQALPGFEFHILDADPRRIKKVRITRKRHALRRRPAKAEGEGGALERDLPSLDTLPDEPSAERNSASQ; translated from the coding sequence ATGAGCGACTTTACGACAAGACCGGCCGCCGAGGCCAAAGACGGCGCTGAAACCGCCTCCTCCGATGAGGCAGGCAGTAGTAGCGGCAAACGATCACATTCTTCCTTCTGGGCCCGTGCTGCGCGTATTCTGCGCCCAGCTCAAGGATCGGCGCGCCTGCGCGAGGATCTCGCCGACGCGTTGATGACCAGCGCTACCGATGACGATGCCTTCTCACCGGACGAGCGGGCGATGCTGCACAATATCCTCCGCTTCCGCGAGGTACGCGTCGAGGACGTGATGGTGCCGCGCGCCGACATCGAGGCGGTCGACCAGAATATCACCATCGGCGAGCTGATGATCCTGTTCGAGGAGAGCGGACGCTCGCGCATGCCCGTCTATGCCGAAACGCTCGATGATCCGCGCGGCATGGTACATATCCGCGATCTCCTTTCCTATGTCGCCAAGCAGGCGCGCAACAAGCGCCGTGGCAGCAATGGCAAGGCGGCAGCAACCGCTGCGGCGTCCGCCTCGGCTGCCGGCCCGGCTGAAAAGCCGTCGCGCTCTGCCAAGCCGAATTTCGATCTTTCGCGGGTCGACCTGCAGAAGACATTGGCCGAAGCCGGCATCATCCGGAAAATCCTGTTCGTACCGCCCTCCATGCTGGCGTCCGATCTGCTCCGCCGCATGCAGGTCAACCGTACGCAGATGGCCCTGGTCATCGACGAGTACGGTGGTACCGACGGCTTGGCTTCCCATGAGGACATTGTCGAAATGGTCGTCGGCGACATTGACGACGAACATGATGACGAAGAAGTGATGTTCAAGCGCGTCTCCGAAGACGTTTTCGTCGCCGATGCCCGCGTCGAGCTGGAAGAGATTGCGGCCGCCATCGGCCCAGATTTCGACATCAGCGAGCAGGTGGACGAAGTGGATACGCTCGGCGGCCTGATCTTCTCCGCGCTCGGCCGCATCCCGGTGCGAGGCGAGCTCGTCCAGGCGCTGCCCGGCTTCGAATTTCACATTCTCGATGCCGATCCGCGCCGCATAAAAAAGGTTCGTATCACCCGCAAGCGTCACGCCTTGCGCCGTCGCCCGGCCAAGGCGGAAGGCGAGGGTGGCGCGCTCGAACGCGACCTGCCGTCGCTGGATACGCTTCCGGACGAACCTTCGGCTGAACGGAACAGCGCCAGCCAATGA
- a CDS encoding helix-turn-helix domain-containing protein yields the protein MIENKKKPNPIDIHVGSRIRLRRTMLGMSQEKLGESLGITFQQIQKYEKGTNRVGASRLQNISSILNVPVSFFFEDAPGEHATTAGGMAEASSSNYVVDFLSSSEGLQLNRAFVKISDGKVRRKVVELVKALAAEADAE from the coding sequence ATGATTGAGAACAAAAAAAAGCCAAACCCTATCGACATCCATGTCGGTAGCCGCATCCGCCTCCGCCGCACCATGCTGGGCATGAGCCAGGAAAAACTTGGCGAGAGTCTTGGAATCACTTTCCAGCAGATTCAAAAATATGAGAAGGGTACCAACCGCGTTGGCGCCAGCCGTCTTCAGAATATTTCCAGCATTCTTAACGTTCCCGTTTCCTTCTTCTTCGAGGATGCTCCGGGTGAACATGCAACCACTGCCGGCGGTATGGCCGAGGCCTCCAGCTCCAACTACGTGGTCGACTTTCTCTCTTCCTCCGAAGGCCTCCAGCTCAACCGCGCTTTCGTAAAGATTTCCGACGGCAAGGTCCGCCGCAAGGTGGTGGAACTCGTCAAGGCGCTCGCAGCCGAAGCCGACGCGGAATAA
- the trmB gene encoding tRNA (guanine(46)-N(7))-methyltransferase TrmB, translating to MIDTERRSRATEAFFGRRKGKALRGQQAERLEALLPRYLVDLSAPAPRPLNELFPVPTERLRLEIGFGGGEHLIHRALEYPATGFIGVEPFVNSMQKLLARVDETGARNIRVYNDDATQLLDWLPDACLDQIDLLYPDPWPKKKHWKRRFVSQVNLDRFHRVLKPDALFCFASDIDTYVNWTLQHCHAHGSFEWMAENAADWLTPYEGWPSTRYEAKARREGRSSAYLTFKRI from the coding sequence ATGATCGATACGGAGCGCCGGTCGCGGGCGACGGAAGCATTCTTCGGCCGGCGCAAGGGAAAGGCCTTGCGCGGCCAGCAGGCCGAAAGGCTGGAAGCGCTGCTGCCGCGATACCTTGTCGACCTCTCCGCGCCGGCGCCGCGGCCGCTGAATGAGCTGTTTCCGGTGCCGACCGAACGTCTGCGTCTGGAAATAGGCTTCGGCGGCGGCGAGCACCTGATCCACCGGGCGCTGGAATATCCGGCGACCGGCTTCATCGGCGTCGAGCCCTTTGTCAACTCCATGCAGAAACTGCTTGCCCGCGTCGACGAGACTGGCGCGCGCAATATCCGCGTCTACAATGACGATGCCACGCAATTGCTGGATTGGCTGCCGGACGCGTGCCTAGACCAGATCGATCTGCTCTATCCCGATCCATGGCCGAAGAAAAAGCACTGGAAGCGCCGTTTCGTTTCACAGGTGAACCTCGACCGCTTCCATCGCGTCCTGAAACCGGACGCCCTGTTCTGCTTCGCGTCCGATATCGATACCTATGTCAACTGGACGCTGCAGCATTGCCATGCCCATGGCAGCTTCGAATGGATGGCGGAAAACGCGGCTGACTGGCTGACGCCTTACGAGGGGTGGCCGAGCACACGTTACGAGGCGAAGGCCCGGCGTGAAGGGCGATCCTCGGCCTATCTGACGTTCAAGAGGATTTGA
- a CDS encoding lysophospholipid acyltransferase family protein, which produces MVTWLRVGCALVVICAVSLVLLPLQIVCLRFDWKLRRYLPRYWHRIVCYCLGIRINVVGKVEDRRPLMLAVNHASWLDILVLSSIADVAFIAKAEVRDWPIFGLLAEWQKSVFVVREQKRKTGDQVNEIAERMADGEIMVLFPEGTTSDGNRLLEVKSSLFGAAAAALPKAPDAVVHVQPVAVAYTRVHGIAMGRYYRPLAAWPGDIELMPHLKGIFGCGAIDVDVCFGEAVDYRADTNRKEVSATVARRIRTMLASRLLGREIA; this is translated from the coding sequence TTGGTGACCTGGCTGCGCGTCGGCTGTGCTCTCGTCGTGATCTGCGCTGTCAGCCTCGTCCTGCTGCCGCTGCAGATCGTCTGCCTGCGCTTCGATTGGAAGCTCAGGCGCTATCTGCCGCGTTATTGGCATCGCATCGTCTGCTATTGTCTCGGCATTCGTATCAATGTCGTCGGAAAGGTCGAAGACCGCCGACCACTCATGCTGGCCGTGAACCACGCCTCCTGGCTTGATATTCTCGTGCTATCCTCCATCGCCGACGTTGCTTTCATTGCCAAAGCCGAAGTGCGCGATTGGCCGATCTTCGGCCTTCTCGCTGAGTGGCAAAAGAGCGTGTTCGTCGTGCGCGAGCAGAAGCGCAAGACAGGCGATCAGGTGAACGAGATCGCCGAGCGCATGGCGGACGGCGAGATCATGGTCTTGTTTCCGGAGGGCACGACATCGGACGGCAACCGGCTGCTGGAGGTCAAATCCTCGTTATTCGGCGCGGCGGCGGCCGCTTTGCCGAAAGCACCGGATGCCGTTGTTCACGTGCAGCCGGTTGCCGTCGCCTATACGCGCGTCCACGGTATCGCCATGGGCCGCTACTATCGCCCCTTGGCGGCCTGGCCAGGCGACATAGAGCTGATGCCGCATCTCAAGGGTATTTTCGGCTGTGGGGCCATCGATGTCGACGTCTGTTTCGGCGAGGCGGTGGATTATCGTGCCGATACCAACCGCAAGGAGGTCAGCGCCACCGTCGCGCGGCGCATCCGCACCATGCTGGCGAGCCGGTTGCTTGGCCGCGAGATCGCCTGA
- a CDS encoding Hsp20 family protein: MSRTTPFASPLLLGFDTMEKTLERISKASDGYPPYNIERMRADRVSGEPERLRITLAVAGFSEDELDITTEENQLLIRGRQVEHEERDYLYRGIAARQFQRVFVLADGMQVLGAVLKNGLLSVDLIRPEPDRMVKKINISVSQ, encoded by the coding sequence ATGAGCCGGACGACTCCCTTTGCCAGCCCACTGCTTCTGGGCTTCGATACCATGGAAAAGACGCTGGAGCGGATTTCCAAGGCCAGTGACGGCTATCCCCCTTACAACATCGAACGCATGCGCGCCGACCGGGTGTCTGGCGAGCCTGAGCGCTTGCGTATTACGCTTGCGGTTGCCGGCTTCTCGGAAGACGAGCTCGATATCACCACGGAAGAAAACCAGCTTTTGATCCGCGGGCGACAGGTGGAGCATGAGGAACGCGATTATCTCTACCGCGGCATTGCGGCCCGCCAATTTCAGCGCGTCTTCGTTTTGGCCGACGGCATGCAGGTGCTTGGCGCCGTGCTGAAGAACGGCCTGCTGTCGGTCGATCTCATTCGGCCGGAGCCGGACCGCATGGTGAAGAAAATTAACATTTCGGTATCACAGTAA
- a CDS encoding DUF1150 family protein: MLLREATARLTQSELANIGSGEVAYVRKMHSDEVSRCFPEAPEIDPNVDLWALFGADGTPILLTDNRSSTFYKAAEDELKTVSLH; the protein is encoded by the coding sequence ATGCTTTTGAGAGAAGCCACTGCCCGCCTGACCCAATCCGAACTCGCCAATATTGGTTCTGGCGAGGTTGCCTATGTGAGAAAGATGCATTCGGACGAAGTTTCCCGTTGCTTTCCCGAGGCCCCGGAAATCGATCCTAACGTCGACCTCTGGGCGCTCTTCGGCGCAGACGGCACCCCGATCCTTCTGACCGACAACCGGTCCAGCACCTTCTATAAGGCAGCCGAGGACGAGCTGAAGACGGTCAGCTTACATTGA
- the ybeY gene encoding rRNA maturation RNase YbeY, producing MAELDMQISVEEGDWPSEEELQALAERVLGAAAAYLEKHEKQPFPKMASELSLVFTDDASIREINAEWREQDKATNVLSFPAFPLVPGGKPGPMLGDIIIAKETVEREAVELEKSFDDHLTHLMVHGFLHLFGYDHMNNSEAERMEGLETRILAELGLSDPYAGQDPI from the coding sequence ATGGCCGAACTCGATATGCAGATCAGCGTCGAGGAGGGCGACTGGCCCTCCGAGGAAGAGTTACAGGCTCTGGCCGAGCGCGTGCTGGGCGCGGCTGCGGCCTATCTCGAGAAACACGAGAAGCAGCCCTTTCCGAAAATGGCGTCGGAATTGTCGCTGGTTTTCACCGACGATGCCTCGATCCGTGAGATCAATGCGGAATGGCGTGAACAGGACAAGGCGACCAACGTCCTGTCTTTCCCCGCTTTTCCGCTGGTGCCCGGCGGCAAGCCCGGCCCGATGCTCGGTGATATCATCATCGCCAAAGAGACGGTGGAGCGGGAAGCCGTCGAGCTGGAAAAGAGTTTTGATGACCATCTGACCCATTTGATGGTGCATGGTTTCTTGCATCTCTTCGGCTACGACCATATGAATAATAGCGAAGCCGAAAGAATGGAGGGGCTGGAGACTCGCATTTTGGCGGAGCTTGGCCTATCTGATCCCTATGCGGGGCAGGACCCCATTTGA
- the miaB gene encoding tRNA (N6-isopentenyl adenosine(37)-C2)-methylthiotransferase MiaB → MNKDSALLDAPQPDTLELGLRDGSNSRKVFIKTYGCQMNVYDSTRMSDALARDGYEPTEDMEEADLVLLNTCHIREKAAEKVYSALGRLREMKKRKAADGRDMMIGVTGCVAQAEGEEILRRAPAVDVVIGPQTYHRLPDALRRAKEGQRVVDTEYAIEDKFEHLPIAETTKIRARGVTAFLTVQEGCDKFCTFCVVPYTRGSEVSRPVAQIVEEAEKLVDGGVREITLLGQNVNAWHGTGPTGEAWSLGDLLYRLAEIPGLARLRYTTSHPRDMDDRLISAHRDLRTLMPYLHLPVQSGSDRILKAMNRRHTAAEYLALIEKIRMARPDIALSGDFIVGFPGETEEDFADTLRLVGEVNYAQAFSFKYSTRPGTPGAELKGQVPEEIKAERLERLQALLLKQQHAFADACVGKVVDILLEKPGRMPGQLIGRSPWLQSVNVDAKASQIGDIINVRIIGTSTNSLFAELL, encoded by the coding sequence ATGAACAAGGACAGTGCACTTCTCGATGCCCCGCAGCCCGATACTTTAGAGCTTGGTCTGCGCGATGGCTCCAACAGCCGTAAGGTCTTCATCAAGACCTATGGCTGCCAGATGAATGTCTACGACTCGACACGGATGAGCGATGCACTCGCTCGCGATGGCTATGAGCCGACCGAGGACATGGAAGAAGCCGATCTCGTCCTGCTGAACACCTGCCATATTCGCGAGAAGGCTGCCGAAAAGGTCTATTCCGCGCTTGGGCGCCTGCGTGAGATGAAGAAGCGCAAGGCTGCCGATGGCCGCGACATGATGATCGGCGTCACCGGCTGCGTCGCCCAGGCGGAGGGCGAGGAAATCCTCCGTCGTGCGCCCGCTGTCGACGTGGTCATCGGCCCACAGACCTATCATCGGCTGCCGGACGCGTTGCGTCGGGCCAAGGAAGGCCAGCGCGTCGTCGATACGGAATATGCGATCGAGGATAAGTTCGAACATCTGCCGATCGCCGAGACGACGAAGATCCGCGCCCGTGGCGTCACGGCTTTCCTGACAGTGCAGGAAGGCTGCGACAAGTTTTGCACCTTCTGCGTCGTACCCTATACGCGCGGTTCCGAAGTTTCCCGTCCGGTCGCCCAGATCGTCGAAGAGGCTGAAAAACTTGTGGATGGCGGCGTGCGCGAAATCACGCTGCTCGGCCAGAACGTCAACGCCTGGCACGGAACCGGACCTACCGGCGAAGCCTGGAGCCTCGGCGATCTTCTCTACCGGCTGGCTGAAATTCCGGGTCTTGCCCGGCTGCGTTATACCACCAGCCATCCGCGCGACATGGACGACCGGCTGATATCGGCCCATCGCGACCTGCGCACGCTGATGCCCTATCTGCATCTGCCGGTCCAGTCGGGTTCCGATCGCATCCTCAAAGCGATGAATCGGCGGCATACGGCTGCAGAATATCTTGCTCTGATCGAAAAAATCCGCATGGCACGGCCAGATATCGCCCTTTCGGGTGATTTCATTGTGGGTTTCCCGGGGGAGACAGAGGAGGATTTTGCGGATACACTTCGCCTAGTTGGGGAGGTGAACTACGCGCAAGCCTTCTCGTTCAAATATTCGACGCGTCCGGGAACGCCGGGTGCGGAATTGAAGGGCCAAGTGCCGGAAGAAATAAAGGCGGAACGGCTGGAACGGTTGCAGGCGCTGCTTTTGAAGCAGCAGCATGCTTTCGCTGATGCCTGTGTCGGCAAGGTGGTCGACATACTGCTGGAAAAGCCGGGCCGCATGCCGGGCCAGTTGATCGGCCGGTCCCCTTGGCTGCAATCTGTGAATGTTGATGCAAAAGCATCGCAAATCGGTGACATTATCAACGTACGAATCATCGGAACCAGCACGAACAGCCTTTTTGCTGAGTTGCTTTAG
- the lnt gene encoding apolipoprotein N-acyltransferase, translated as MERLSGRVILVWGFKRAFLAILAGAIGVLALPPFGFFAAMFVSFTLLVWLLDGAAAGPDSGFLGRLWPAFAIGWLFGFGYFVAGLWWLGHALLIDADQFAWALPLAILGLPAFLAIFYGVAAALARLLWSDGMGRIAALAFSFGLLEWLRSFLFTGFPWNAIGYGAMPIPLMMQSAHVIGVLGVTPLAVFVFAAPALLGTRQGRVPGIGLAVLIAAAHFGYGYYALNLPEPAAGGKPAPVVRIVQPAIDQETKMDTDADRAAIFDKHLSLSVQPPAHGGKRPDIIVWPETAIPFILTDNQDALTRIADQLDDDQILITGAVRVEDMGPGLEPRYYNSIYVIDGRGQIIGASDKTHLVPFGEYVPFENILGYLGIQNVIELPGGFSAAASRQLLTLPSGIKLYPLICYEIIFPNEMTPEIRQADAILNVTNDAWFGDTPGPYQHFLQARVRAVEQGLPLIRSANTGVSAYVDAHGRLISGIDFSQQGFVDATLSSATVSRIDDSVRKAYFWLIVGAVGIIAVISRMGFISRAN; from the coding sequence ATGGAACGGCTTTCGGGCAGGGTAATCCTCGTCTGGGGTTTCAAGCGCGCATTTCTAGCCATCCTCGCCGGAGCCATTGGTGTGCTCGCGCTGCCGCCCTTCGGCTTCTTCGCGGCGATGTTCGTCTCCTTCACGCTGCTTGTCTGGTTGCTGGATGGCGCTGCTGCTGGTCCCGATAGCGGCTTCCTGGGCCGCCTCTGGCCGGCTTTTGCCATCGGCTGGCTGTTCGGATTCGGTTATTTTGTCGCCGGTCTGTGGTGGCTTGGCCATGCGCTTCTGATCGACGCCGATCAATTTGCCTGGGCGCTGCCGTTGGCGATTCTCGGTCTGCCGGCCTTTCTGGCAATCTTTTACGGTGTGGCGGCAGCGCTAGCCCGCTTGCTCTGGTCTGATGGCATGGGGCGTATTGCCGCACTCGCCTTCAGTTTCGGGCTGCTGGAATGGCTGCGCAGCTTCCTTTTTACCGGCTTTCCCTGGAATGCCATCGGCTATGGCGCCATGCCCATACCGTTGATGATGCAATCCGCGCATGTGATCGGCGTGCTCGGCGTCACCCCACTTGCCGTTTTTGTCTTTGCCGCTCCAGCGCTGCTCGGAACGCGTCAAGGCCGGGTACCGGGGATCGGGCTCGCCGTGCTCATCGCCGCCGCCCATTTCGGTTATGGCTATTATGCGCTCAACCTGCCGGAACCAGCAGCCGGCGGCAAGCCGGCGCCGGTGGTGCGCATCGTCCAGCCGGCGATCGATCAGGAAACCAAGATGGATACGGATGCCGATCGCGCCGCCATCTTCGACAAGCATCTCTCGCTTTCGGTCCAGCCGCCGGCACATGGCGGCAAACGGCCCGACATCATCGTCTGGCCGGAAACCGCTATCCCCTTCATTTTGACGGATAATCAGGACGCGCTGACCCGCATTGCCGACCAGCTCGACGACGATCAGATCCTGATCACTGGTGCGGTACGCGTCGAGGATATGGGTCCCGGTCTTGAGCCGCGCTATTACAATTCGATCTATGTCATCGACGGACGAGGCCAAATTATCGGTGCCTCCGACAAGACCCATCTCGTGCCTTTCGGCGAGTATGTGCCCTTCGAAAACATCCTCGGCTATCTCGGAATTCAGAATGTCATCGAGCTGCCAGGCGGCTTTTCAGCGGCCGCCAGCCGGCAGTTGCTGACGCTGCCAAGCGGCATCAAACTCTACCCGCTGATCTGTTACGAGATCATCTTTCCGAACGAAATGACACCGGAGATCCGGCAGGCCGACGCCATTCTGAACGTTACGAACGATGCCTGGTTCGGCGACACACCTGGTCCGTATCAGCATTTCCTGCAGGCACGGGTGAGGGCTGTCGAACAGGGGCTGCCGCTGATTCGCAGCGCCAATACAGGAGTGTCCGCCTATGTCGACGCTCACGGACGTTTGATTTCCGGAATTGATTTTAGTCAGCAAGGATTCGTAGACGCCACTTTGAGTAGCGCAACCGTGTCGCGAATCGACGATAGCGTACGAAAAGCGTACTTCTGGTTGATTGTAGGGGCGGTCGGTATAATCGCTGTGATTTCACGCATGGGTTTTATTTCAAGGGCGAATTGA
- the metK gene encoding methionine adenosyltransferase: MRANYLFTSESVAEGHPDKVCDRISDEIVDLVYREAAKTGVNPWGVRIACETLATTNRVVIAGEVRLPPSLMKKDKDGKDVINPSKFKAAARRAIKDIGYEQDGFHWKKARIDVLLHSQSADIAQGVDNAADQQGDEGAGDQGIMFGYACRETPDLMPAPIYYSHKILQLLATARKKGDGEVAKLGPDAKSQVTVRYVDGKPAEVTSIVLSTQHLDESWDSKKVRAVVEPYIREALGELKIAADCNWYINPTGKFVIGGPDGDAGLTGRKIIVDTYGGAAPHGGGAFSGKDTTKVDRSAAYAARYLAKNVVAAALADRCTIQLSYAIGVAQPLSIYVDLHGTGKGVSEDQVEAAIRKNMDLSPTGIRRHLDLNKPIYAKTSAYGHFGRKAGRDGSFSWERTDLVKALKEAVKTREAA; encoded by the coding sequence ATGCGCGCGAATTATCTGTTCACCAGTGAGTCTGTTGCCGAAGGTCACCCGGATAAAGTCTGTGACCGCATCTCCGACGAAATCGTCGATCTGGTCTATCGTGAAGCGGCAAAGACCGGCGTGAACCCCTGGGGCGTGCGCATTGCCTGCGAGACCCTTGCCACCACCAACCGCGTCGTCATCGCCGGCGAAGTTCGTTTGCCGCCGAGCCTGATGAAGAAGGACAAGGACGGCAAAGACGTCATCAATCCCTCGAAATTCAAGGCCGCGGCCCGCCGCGCTATCAAGGATATCGGCTACGAGCAGGACGGTTTCCACTGGAAGAAGGCGCGCATCGACGTTCTCCTGCATTCGCAATCCGCCGACATCGCCCAGGGCGTTGACAACGCTGCCGACCAGCAGGGCGACGAAGGTGCCGGCGACCAGGGCATCATGTTCGGCTACGCCTGCCGTGAAACGCCGGACCTCATGCCGGCGCCGATCTACTATTCGCACAAGATCCTGCAGCTGCTCGCGACCGCCCGTAAGAAGGGTGACGGCGAAGTCGCCAAGCTCGGCCCGGACGCCAAGAGCCAGGTGACCGTTCGCTACGTCGACGGCAAGCCGGCCGAGGTGACCTCGATCGTGCTTTCCACCCAGCATCTTGATGAAAGCTGGGATTCGAAGAAGGTCCGCGCCGTCGTCGAACCCTATATCCGCGAAGCTCTCGGCGAGCTGAAGATCGCGGCTGATTGCAATTGGTACATCAACCCCACCGGCAAGTTCGTCATCGGCGGCCCGGATGGTGATGCGGGCCTGACCGGCCGCAAGATCATCGTCGACACCTACGGCGGTGCTGCTCCGCACGGCGGCGGTGCCTTCTCCGGCAAGGACACGACCAAGGTGGACCGTTCCGCGGCCTACGCTGCGCGCTACCTCGCCAAGAACGTCGTTGCCGCCGCTCTTGCCGACCGTTGCACGATCCAGCTTTCCTACGCCATCGGCGTTGCCCAGCCACTGTCGATCTATGTCGACCTGCACGGCACCGGCAAAGGCGTCAGCGAGGACCAGGTCGAAGCGGCGATCCGCAAGAACATGGACCTGTCGCCGACCGGCATCCGCCGCCATCTCGACCTCAACAAGCCGATCTACGCGAAGACTTCGGCTTACGGCCATTTCGGCCGCAAGGCGGGCCGCGACGGCTCGTTCTCCTGGGAGCGCACCGACCTCGTCAAGGCGCTCAAGGAAGCGGTGAAGACCCGGGAAGCTGCATGA